Within Quercus lobata isolate SW786 chromosome 5, ValleyOak3.0 Primary Assembly, whole genome shotgun sequence, the genomic segment CAATAAGTATAAATTCATGGTCATTGGATGTTGGTAGGTGAATCTTCCCAATGTTTTCTATTTCCCATGTAGAGAACAGCCAAGGTGAAGTCATGGTATGTAATGGCATAGGTGGCAAGTGCTTTGGATTTCCATGGACTTGGCATTGATGGTAGTCCAGTAATAACATTTGTCTCATTATCTTTCGTAACAACATGTGTGCATTCATATGTGGCCCATAACTTAACTCATGAACctctttaattattttctatgctTCCTTGGCAGTCACGCAAAGGAGATGAATTCTGTTAAATGATCTTATGTAAAGCCTCTCACCACAAATAATATGATTATTGGACAACCTTCTAATGGTCAATTGGTCATTCTTATTTGTAGACTTTGGGTATGTCTTATCCTTAAGATATTGCAATATGTTAGAATACCATTCACCTTCCCTATCCATTCCCTCATTTTCTTCTATTGACATGCAAGAAGCTAGCTCTTCTTTTTGTCCCACCACTATTGGCTGAGCTTCATCCTTCTTAGGCCCATCCATCATGGATGCCATTGTTGCTAAAGCATCTGCAATCTGATTCTGCATTCTTGGCACATACTGGAATTGAATCTTACCAAATTTTCAGGCCAACTTTTGATGACATTCATGATAAGGCATCGACTTTTCTTCCTTGATCTTCCATCTATTCTGAATCTGAGAAATTATCAAGCATGAATCACCATATACTTCCAACTTTTTTACTCCCAGACCTAGGGCCGCTTGTAACCACATAATTCAAGCTTCATATTCAGTGGCATTATTAGTGGCAAGGAAGTTGAGTCTACCAAAGAATGGGATGTGTATCCCTTTTGTCGAAATTAAGAGAACTTCAATGCCACTTCCATTTTGATTAGTTGC encodes:
- the LOC115990201 gene encoding uncharacterized protein LOC115990201 — encoded protein: MQNQIADALATMASMMDGPKKDEAQPIVVGQKEELASCMSIEENEGMDREGEWYSNILQYLKDKTYPKSTNKNDQLTIRRLSNNHIICGERLYIRSFNRIHLLCVTAKEA